Proteins from one bacterium genomic window:
- the secE gene encoding preprotein translocase subunit SecE: protein MNREMRRMAEREERRNKQQGDRRRTLPGSPGGDGSVSGRLGRLVQFLREVRVELSRVNWPNRRQMIAFTTVTVITTGVLTGYVFLVDLALSRSVLAGIRALTG from the coding sequence ATGAACCGCGAGATGCGTCGCATGGCCGAGCGGGAAGAGCGGCGCAACAAACAGCAGGGTGACCGGCGCCGTACCCTCCCCGGTTCGCCGGGTGGCGATGGGTCGGTGTCCGGCCGCTTGGGCCGGCTGGTCCAGTTCCTCCGCGAGGTGCGGGTGGAGTTGAGCCGCGTCAACTGGCCCAACCGCCGGCAGATGATCGCATTCACCACCGTGACCGTCATCACGACCGGCGTTCTGACGGGTTACGTATTCCTGGTGGACTTGGCCCTCAGCCGATCCGTCCTGGCCGGGATCAGAGCTCTGACAGGTTGA